CCCGCTGGAATCGGACCGTTCCGACAGCATCCGCGTGCAGGGCTTTCCGCCTATCCCCGACCCCAAGACCTTCCGCCTGCAGGACGGTCGCACGGTGACCGTGCCCAATGACTTCAGGTCGCCGCAGACGCTGAAGGCCACGCCCAGCGGCAACTGGCCCGGCGCTCCGCTGGACCCGACCGGCAACCCGATGCTCGACGGTGTCGGCCCCGGCGCCTGGGCCGACCGCGCCGACCTGCCCGACCTCACCTTCGACGGTTCGCTGCGCATCGTGCCGCTGCGCGACGCGCCCGACTACGACGTCGCGCACCAGGACACCGACCCGCGCGGTCTGCCGGTGATCGGTGCCGACGGCGCACAGGGCGGTGTGGTGCGCGACCTGTGGGTGGACCGTTCGGAAGCGATCTTCCGCTACCTCGAACTCGACGTGCCGGCAGGCGGCGGCACGCGTCGCGTGCTGCTGCCGATGAACTTCTGCCGCGTCGGCGAACGCGCGGTCAAGGTGGCGTCCATCCTCGGCCACCAGTTCGCCAGCGTGCCGCAGCCCAAGGCGGCCGATCGCATCACGCTGCTGGAAGAGGAAAAGGTGATGGCCTACTACGGCGGCGGCACCCTGTACGCCGAAGCGTCGCGCAAGGAACCCCTGCTGTGAGCGGCCTGCGCGCAGTCCGCCACGACGGCCACGAACACGAGTTCGAAGCCTCGCCCGGCCTGCCGGAGCGGCTGCCGTCAGACGAAACCCTGCTCTGGCAGGGTGGCCCGGACTGGAAGCAACTGGCACGCGAGCGCTTCCACGTGCGCGCGCTGACGCTCTACTTCGCATTCATCCTCGCGCTGCGCGCCGGTTTCGTCGTCGCCGACGGCGGCAGCTTCGGCGACGCAGCCAGTGCCGTGCTGATGCTGCTGCCGCTGGTGCTGGCCGCGCTCGGCATGATGACGCTGCTGGCCTGGCTGAGCGCGCGCACCACGGTCTATACGATCACCGACCGGCGCGTCGTCATGCGCGTCGGCATCGTGCTGAGCCTCACCTTCAACCTGCCGCTGAACCGGATCGAGGCGGCCAGGCTGAAGCTCACGCGCAAGGGGCACGGCAACATTCCGCTGCTGCTGGCCGCGCCCGATCGCATCGCGCTGCTGCACCTGTGGCCGCACGCCCGTCCGTGGCGGGCCGCCCGGCCGGAGCCGATGCTCTGCTGCATCGCCGACGCCGCCCATGTCGCCAGCCTGCTGACCGATGCTTGGCAGGCCGCGCGCAGCGACGCGCCGCAGACGGCTCCCGCAGCGGTCGCGCAGAGGGCCGATGCGCCCGCGCCGCGTGTCCGCCGCACCGGTCGCGCACCGCAGCTGGCCACTCACTGAGGAACGCGGCATGAGCGCACACACCGAAGCCGCACTGCCGCGTTGGCCGCTGCTCGCCATCGGCCTGATGCTGGCCGGCGTGCTGGCCGCGGTGGCGCTGGTCCGTCTGTCCGGGACGCCGATCGCGACGCCGGACGCCGCTGCGGTCGCGGTACGCGAGCTGCGCTTCGAGGACAGGCCGGACGGCAGCATCGCGGTGATCGATGCGCGTACCGATACGCAGATCGAATCCTTCGTCGGCGAACAGGGTTTCGTGCGCGGCACCTTGCGCGGCCTGGTGCGCGAGCGCCGCCGTCAGCAGATCGGGCCGGAACAGCCGTTCTCGCTGATCGCCCGCGCCGACGGCCGGCTCACACTGGTCGATCGGAGCACCGCGCGCCGCGTCGACCTTGAATCCTTCGGCCCGGTGAACGCCGGCGCCTTCGGCCGGCTGCTCGACGCCGGTCGCCCCACCCTGCATGCATCGGGAGCACAGCCATGAGCACTGCCACACAGCCTGCGCCGCAGGTCGCCGTTTCCGCCGAGGCCACCGACAAGGCGCGCGTCAGCACCATGCTGAGCCCGCGCTTCTACACCACCGATTTCGCCGCGATGAACCGCC
The window above is part of the Methyloversatilis discipulorum genome. Proteins encoded here:
- the puhA gene encoding photosynthetic reaction center subunit H, with translation METGAITQYFDVAQIVLYVFWIFFAGLIYHLHQESKREGYPLESDRSDSIRVQGFPPIPDPKTFRLQDGRTVTVPNDFRSPQTLKATPSGNWPGAPLDPTGNPMLDGVGPGAWADRADLPDLTFDGSLRIVPLRDAPDYDVAHQDTDPRGLPVIGADGAQGGVVRDLWVDRSEAIFRYLELDVPAGGGTRRVLLPMNFCRVGERAVKVASILGHQFASVPQPKAADRITLLEEEKVMAYYGGGTLYAEASRKEPLL
- the puhB gene encoding photosynthetic complex putative assembly protein PuhB, which codes for MSGLRAVRHDGHEHEFEASPGLPERLPSDETLLWQGGPDWKQLARERFHVRALTLYFAFILALRAGFVVADGGSFGDAASAVLMLLPLVLAALGMMTLLAWLSARTTVYTITDRRVVMRVGIVLSLTFNLPLNRIEAARLKLTRKGHGNIPLLLAAPDRIALLHLWPHARPWRAARPEPMLCCIADAAHVASLLTDAWQAARSDAPQTAPAAVAQRADAPAPRVRRTGRAPQLATH
- the puhC gene encoding photosynthetic complex assembly protein PuhC; the protein is MSAHTEAALPRWPLLAIGLMLAGVLAAVALVRLSGTPIATPDAAAVAVRELRFEDRPDGSIAVIDARTDTQIESFVGEQGFVRGTLRGLVRERRRQQIGPEQPFSLIARADGRLTLVDRSTARRVDLESFGPVNAGAFGRLLDAGRPTLHASGAQP